A window from Actinomycetospora corticicola encodes these proteins:
- the serA gene encoding phosphoglycerate dehydrogenase — MSKPVVLMAEKLAPSTLEVFGDEVEVRQVDGTDRAALLEAVADADALLVRSATQVDAEVFAAQKRLTVVGRAGVGLDNVDVPSATAAGVMVVNAPTSNIVSAAEHALALLLATARHIPAADAALRRGEWARSRYSGVEIQGKTVGVIGLGKIGQLFASRIKAFDTHVIAYDPYLPASRAAQLGIELVELDELLARADMMTIHLPKTPETQGLIGKEALARTKPGVIVINAARGGLVDEDALAEAIRSGHVAGAGVDVYVTEPTTQSPLFELEQVTATPHLGASTAEAQDRAGTDVAHSVLKALRGDFVPDAVNVQGGAVGEEVRPWLGVTQKLGTLLSTLVGQPESIVVEVRGELGHEDVGILELAALRGVFGEVVDEPVTFVNAPALAAERGVSVAVETATESPNHRSLVTLRAGDTTVSGTLTGTDQVEKLVEINGRSFDLRAEGHVLLFEYTDRPGAMGQVGTRLGESGVNIEAAQLSQTRDRGSSLMLLRVDRAVPEEVLAPIGTALDARTTRMIPFG, encoded by the coding sequence ATGTCGAAGCCCGTCGTCCTGATGGCCGAGAAGCTCGCCCCGTCGACGCTGGAGGTGTTCGGCGACGAGGTGGAGGTCCGGCAGGTCGACGGCACGGACCGGGCGGCCCTGCTCGAGGCGGTGGCCGACGCCGACGCGCTCCTGGTCCGCAGTGCCACGCAGGTCGACGCCGAGGTGTTCGCCGCGCAGAAGCGGCTGACCGTGGTCGGGCGGGCCGGGGTGGGGCTCGACAACGTCGACGTGCCGTCGGCGACGGCGGCCGGTGTCATGGTGGTGAACGCCCCGACCAGCAACATCGTCTCGGCCGCGGAGCACGCCCTCGCCCTGCTGCTCGCCACCGCCCGCCACATCCCGGCCGCCGACGCCGCCCTGCGTCGGGGTGAGTGGGCGCGCAGCAGGTACTCCGGTGTCGAGATCCAGGGCAAGACGGTCGGCGTGATCGGGCTCGGGAAGATCGGCCAGCTCTTCGCGAGCCGGATCAAGGCGTTCGACACCCACGTCATCGCCTACGACCCGTACCTGCCCGCGAGCCGCGCCGCGCAGCTGGGCATCGAACTCGTGGAACTCGACGAGCTGCTCGCCCGCGCCGACATGATGACCATCCACCTGCCGAAGACCCCGGAGACTCAGGGGCTGATCGGCAAGGAGGCGCTGGCGCGGACGAAGCCCGGCGTCATCGTGATCAACGCGGCCCGGGGCGGGCTGGTCGACGAGGACGCGCTCGCCGAGGCGATCCGCTCGGGGCACGTGGCGGGAGCGGGCGTGGACGTCTACGTCACCGAGCCGACCACGCAGAGTCCGCTGTTCGAGCTCGAGCAGGTCACGGCGACCCCGCACCTGGGCGCCTCCACCGCCGAGGCCCAGGACCGCGCCGGCACCGACGTCGCCCACTCCGTGCTGAAGGCGCTGCGCGGGGACTTCGTGCCGGACGCGGTCAACGTGCAGGGCGGGGCCGTCGGCGAGGAGGTCCGTCCGTGGCTCGGCGTCACGCAGAAGCTGGGCACGCTGCTGTCGACGCTCGTGGGGCAGCCGGAGTCGATCGTCGTCGAGGTGCGCGGCGAGCTCGGGCACGAGGACGTCGGGATCCTGGAGCTCGCGGCGCTGCGCGGGGTGTTCGGCGAGGTCGTCGACGAGCCGGTCACGTTCGTCAACGCCCCGGCGCTGGCGGCCGAGCGGGGGGTGAGCGTCGCCGTCGAGACCGCCACCGAGAGCCCGAACCACCGCAGCCTCGTCACGCTGCGCGCCGGGGACACCACGGTCTCCGGCACGCTCACCGGCACCGACCAGGTGGAGAAGCTCGTCGAGATCAACGGCCGCTCGTTCGACCTGCGCGCCGAGGGCCACGTCCTGCTGTTCGAGTACACCGACCGGCCCGGGGCGATGGGGCAGGTGGGCACCCGACTGGGGGAGTCGGGGGTCAACATCGAGGCCGCGCAGCTCTCCCAGACCCGCGACCGGGGCTCGTCGCTGATGCTGCTGCGCGTCGACCGGGCGGTCCCGGAGGAGGTGTTGGCCCCGATCGGGACCGCCCTCGACGCGCGAACCACCCGGATGATCCCGTTCGGCTGA
- the ilvC gene encoding ketol-acid reductoisomerase: MSVEIFYDADADLSIIQGRKVAVIGYGSQGHAHSLSLRDSGVDVRIGLPESSKSRAKAEEEGLRVVTPAEASAEADLIMILAPDTKQRQIYADDIAPNLKSGDAIFFGHGFNIRYDLIKPPSDVDVAMVAPKGPGHLVRRQFVDGKGVPCLIAVEQDASGQAQALALSYASAIGGGRAGVIKTTFTEETETDLFGEQAVLCGGTSALVQAGFETLVEAGYAPEIAYFECLHELKLIVDLMWEKGIYGQRYSCSDTAEYGDLTRGPRIINSAVKDEMRRVLTEIQDGSFAREWIAEDDNGRPNFTKLEDEGKAHQIEQVGAKLRDLMPFIPKQSL, translated from the coding sequence GGCTACGGCTCCCAGGGCCACGCCCACTCGCTGTCGCTGCGCGACTCGGGCGTCGACGTGCGCATCGGGCTCCCCGAGTCCTCGAAGTCGCGCGCCAAGGCCGAGGAGGAGGGGCTGCGGGTGGTCACGCCGGCCGAGGCTTCCGCCGAGGCCGACCTCATCATGATCCTGGCGCCGGACACCAAGCAGCGTCAGATCTACGCCGACGACATCGCGCCGAACCTCAAGTCCGGCGACGCGATCTTCTTCGGGCACGGCTTCAACATCCGGTACGACCTCATCAAGCCGCCGTCGGACGTCGACGTCGCGATGGTCGCGCCGAAGGGCCCGGGCCACCTGGTCCGCCGCCAGTTCGTCGACGGCAAGGGCGTGCCCTGCCTCATCGCGGTCGAGCAGGACGCGTCAGGTCAGGCCCAGGCGCTCGCGCTCTCCTACGCGTCGGCCATCGGCGGCGGCCGCGCGGGCGTCATCAAGACGACGTTCACCGAGGAGACCGAGACCGACCTCTTCGGCGAGCAGGCCGTGCTCTGCGGCGGCACCTCGGCGCTGGTCCAGGCCGGGTTCGAGACCCTCGTCGAGGCCGGCTACGCCCCGGAGATCGCCTACTTCGAGTGCCTCCACGAGCTCAAGCTGATCGTGGACCTCATGTGGGAGAAGGGCATCTACGGGCAGCGCTACTCCTGCTCGGACACCGCCGAGTACGGCGACCTGACCCGCGGCCCGCGCATCATCAACTCGGCCGTGAAGGACGAGATGCGCCGCGTGCTCACCGAGATCCAGGACGGGTCCTTCGCCCGCGAGTGGATCGCCGAGGACGACAACGGACGCCCGAACTTCACCAAGCTCGAGGACGAGGGCAAGGCCCACCAGATCGAGCAGGTCGGCGCCAAGCTCCGCGACCTCATGCCGTTCATCCCGAAGCAGTCCCTCTGA